The Campylobacter concisus genome has a window encoding:
- a CDS encoding RDD family protein, whose translation MSMQIEEKLQNEEISLAPFAKRIMAFSIDEIIVSFLFMIIYWEPLSTSTNYDDARNLVLNLFWQVVALKVIYHTFFVWYYGASLGQMITKTMCINVEILDKPNLTQSLVRAIFRIVSEACFYLGFAWALSNPARQTWQDKIAKTVVINA comes from the coding sequence ATGAGCATGCAGATAGAAGAGAAGCTTCAAAACGAAGAAATTTCACTTGCCCCTTTTGCTAAGAGGATCATGGCGTTTTCTATCGATGAGATCATAGTTTCGTTTCTTTTTATGATCATCTATTGGGAGCCTCTTTCTACTAGCACTAACTATGATGACGCTAGAAATTTAGTATTAAATTTATTTTGGCAAGTGGTCGCTTTAAAAGTCATCTATCACACATTTTTCGTTTGGTATTATGGCGCAAGCCTCGGGCAGATGATAACAAAGACGATGTGTATAAATGTAGAAATTTTAGATAAGCCAAATTTAACTCAAAGTCTTGTTAGGGCGATATTTAGGATAGTTAGTGAAGCTTGTTTTTATCTTGGCTTTGCTTGGGCACTTTCAAACCCTGCAAGGCAGACGTGGCAAGACAAAATAGCAAAAACAGTGGTGATAAATGCGTAA
- a CDS encoding LPS-assembly protein LptD has product MRKILFLIPVCVFSLSAAVQDVQLLADDVKQDKGIVTANKNVVVYSQEYLVTADCAVYDQNNSVIELFGNVNMMKGKDEVSRSNYAKLNLKNNNAAFESLFMMNKDMEVWMRSDESSSDSEYYRVRKAMVSSCNVQDPDWSITSSSAMLNKQSKFLHLFNPVFRIANVPVFYLPYFGFSTDTTRRTGLLPPELGYGKSEGFYYKQPVYFAPYNEWDLEFDPQIRTNRGAGIYGAFRFTDSPDSRGEISFGSFTDKNSYRAKQKSETSNRAELKNKTHKGVGLKYERDKLIKYLSEADLQEGMWIDATKLNDIDYLNLKGRDDDYDSLVTSKFNYFIANDDHYFGAYAKYYIDTEKIGSKNENKDTLQELPSLQYHKFTDDIVLPNILYSIDLQSHRYDRKIGVRATQYEFTLPASVHVPLFDDSLTFSFYEYLYASRINYENKINSFDDKREDKHANFVNNYHKFALHTDLAKAYESFYHTLNFGAEYLLPGYRKGNLDDEFIYDKDLNEYENFLAQDQSKEEVSGYLTQYFFNGSGRKVVKHSISQGYYTKDDEYSNLKNAIYLYPFENFSLYNKLEYSHKDRELKKVQNGLYYTHDLFWINMLHTMKKSDSLAKNSATKDSYFTSSAGVKLPHQYSLIGGWQYDVERSYTKSWRVGVLHQRKCWNYGLIYQHDVEPTTTTNGSASTKKSGIYFTINFYPMGGLHYDFSQSSTTSSSSK; this is encoded by the coding sequence ATGCGTAAAATTTTATTTTTAATTCCGGTTTGTGTTTTTAGTTTAAGTGCAGCAGTGCAAGATGTGCAGCTATTAGCTGATGATGTGAAGCAAGATAAGGGCATCGTAACGGCAAACAAAAACGTCGTTGTATATTCGCAAGAGTATCTTGTGACGGCTGATTGCGCTGTTTATGATCAAAACAACTCCGTCATTGAGCTCTTTGGCAATGTCAATATGATGAAGGGCAAAGATGAGGTCTCTCGCTCAAACTACGCTAAGCTAAATTTAAAAAACAACAACGCTGCTTTTGAGTCACTTTTTATGATGAACAAAGACATGGAAGTGTGGATGAGAAGCGATGAGAGCAGCTCTGATAGTGAGTACTACAGAGTAAGAAAGGCGATGGTTTCAAGCTGCAACGTCCAAGATCCTGACTGGAGCATCACCTCAAGCTCAGCCATGCTAAACAAACAGAGCAAATTTTTGCACCTTTTTAACCCAGTCTTTCGCATAGCAAACGTGCCAGTCTTTTACTTGCCATACTTTGGCTTTTCAACTGATACTACAAGAAGGACAGGCCTTTTGCCGCCAGAGCTAGGATACGGCAAGTCAGAGGGCTTTTACTACAAGCAGCCAGTATATTTTGCACCTTATAATGAGTGGGATCTGGAGTTTGATCCGCAGATAAGAACAAACAGGGGCGCTGGAATTTACGGTGCTTTTAGATTTACTGATTCGCCTGATTCAAGAGGTGAGATCAGCTTTGGTTCATTTACTGATAAAAACAGCTACCGAGCCAAGCAAAAAAGCGAGACTTCAAACAGAGCTGAGCTAAAAAATAAAACTCACAAAGGTGTCGGGCTAAAATATGAAAGAGATAAACTCATAAAATACCTTAGCGAGGCCGATCTGCAAGAGGGCATGTGGATAGATGCAACCAAGCTAAATGACATAGACTATCTAAATTTAAAGGGCAGAGATGATGACTATGACTCGCTTGTCACCTCTAAATTTAACTACTTCATAGCAAATGACGATCACTACTTTGGCGCCTATGCGAAATACTACATAGATACCGAAAAGATCGGCTCAAAGAATGAAAACAAAGATACGCTTCAAGAGCTTCCATCGCTTCAGTATCATAAATTTACAGACGATATAGTCTTGCCAAATATCTTATATTCAATCGATCTTCAATCACACAGATATGATAGAAAGATAGGCGTTAGAGCAACCCAGTATGAATTTACGCTGCCAGCTTCAGTGCATGTGCCACTGTTTGATGATAGTTTAACGTTTTCATTTTACGAGTACCTTTACGCTTCAAGGATAAACTACGAAAACAAGATAAATTCATTTGATGACAAAAGAGAAGACAAACACGCAAATTTTGTAAATAACTACCATAAATTTGCCCTTCACACAGACCTTGCAAAGGCGTATGAGAGCTTTTATCACACTTTAAATTTTGGTGCTGAGTACTTGCTGCCAGGCTATAGAAAAGGAAATTTAGACGATGAGTTTATCTACGATAAAGATCTAAATGAGTATGAAAATTTCTTAGCTCAAGATCAGAGCAAAGAGGAAGTTTCTGGATATTTGACGCAGTATTTCTTTAACGGCAGTGGCAGAAAGGTCGTCAAACACAGCATCTCACAAGGTTACTACACAAAAGATGATGAGTATTCAAATTTAAAAAATGCCATCTACCTATATCCGTTTGAGAATTTTAGCCTTTATAATAAGCTAGAGTACTCACACAAAGATAGAGAGCTTAAAAAGGTGCAAAACGGACTTTACTATACGCATGATCTATTTTGGATAAATATGCTCCATACGATGAAAAAGAGCGATAGCCTTGCTAAAAACAGCGCAACAAAAGATAGCTACTTTACAAGCAGCGCTGGCGTGAAGCTCCCTCATCAATATAGCCTAATTGGCGGCTGGCAATACGACGTTGAGAGAAGCTACACAAAAAGCTGGAGAGTTGGCGTGCTTCATCAAAGAAAGTGCTGGAACTACGGGCTAATTTATCAACACGATGTTGAGCCGACAACAACGACAAATGGCTCAGCCTCAACTAAGAAAAGTGGCATCTACTTTACTATAAATTTCTATCCGATGGGCGGCTTGCACTATGACTTTTCACAAAGCAGCACCACTTCATCAAGTAGCAAATAA
- the purD gene encoding phosphoribosylamine--glycine ligase: protein MNILIIGSGGREYAIALKLKSEKNINLYFAPGNGATSRLGENLNIKDFYELANFAKKNSIELTIVGPEAPLSEGVVDIFKKEGLLIFGPSKAAARLEASKAYMKDFLARNNIKTAKYLNTDDKEKAFKFIDTLSAPMVVKADGLCAGKGVIIANSKEEAKEAVSDMLSGASFGDAGKFVVVEEFLDGFELSFFAICDGENFVSLPVAQDHKRLLDNDEGPNTGGMGAYAPSPLASKELIKRVEEEVVKPTLKGMKNEGSPFCGVLFVGLMIVKNEPYVLEFNVRFGDPECEVLMPLIDGNLSEILLNAAKGELKPISLKDEFAVGVVMSSKNYPYKSSPKAKISVLNDVKDAHIAYAGVSKDGDEIYADGGRVLVCVATAKSIKEARDKAYELCENVKFDGAHFRKDIAWQALK, encoded by the coding sequence ATTTATACTTTGCGCCTGGAAATGGTGCGACCTCACGCCTTGGTGAGAATTTAAATATAAAAGACTTTTATGAGCTAGCAAATTTTGCCAAAAAAAATAGTATCGAGCTAACTATCGTGGGACCTGAAGCACCTCTTAGTGAAGGCGTGGTAGATATCTTTAAAAAAGAGGGTTTGCTCATCTTTGGACCAAGCAAAGCAGCTGCTAGACTTGAGGCTAGCAAGGCCTATATGAAGGACTTTTTAGCTAGAAATAATATAAAAACTGCAAAATATTTAAACACAGACGACAAAGAAAAAGCATTTAAATTTATTGATACTCTAAGCGCTCCGATGGTTGTAAAGGCTGATGGACTTTGCGCTGGCAAAGGCGTGATCATCGCAAATTCCAAAGAAGAAGCCAAAGAGGCAGTTAGTGACATGCTAAGTGGGGCTAGCTTTGGTGATGCTGGTAAATTTGTGGTGGTTGAAGAGTTTTTGGATGGCTTTGAGCTTAGCTTTTTTGCCATTTGTGACGGTGAAAATTTTGTAAGCTTGCCAGTTGCGCAAGACCACAAACGCCTACTCGATAACGACGAGGGTCCAAATACTGGTGGCATGGGCGCTTACGCTCCAAGTCCGCTTGCTTCAAAAGAGCTGATAAAAAGGGTCGAAGAAGAGGTGGTAAAACCTACGCTAAAAGGGATGAAAAACGAGGGCAGTCCGTTTTGTGGAGTGCTTTTTGTGGGGCTGATGATCGTGAAAAATGAGCCTTATGTGCTTGAGTTTAACGTGAGATTTGGCGATCCTGAGTGCGAGGTCTTGATGCCATTAATAGATGGAAATTTGAGTGAAATTTTACTAAATGCTGCAAAAGGTGAGCTAAAGCCTATCAGCTTAAAAGATGAATTTGCTGTTGGCGTCGTGATGTCTAGCAAAAATTATCCTTATAAAAGTAGCCCAAAGGCTAAAATTTCAGTTTTAAATGATGTAAAAGATGCCCATATAGCTTACGCAGGCGTGAGCAAAGATGGTGATGAAATTTACGCAGATGGCGGCAGAGTGCTAGTCTGCGTGGCGACTGCAAAGAGCATAAAAGAGGCACGTGATAAGGCCTATGAGCTTTGCGAAAATGTCAAATTTGACGGAGCGCACTTTAGAAAAGATATCGCGTGGCAGGCTTTAAAATGA
- a CDS encoding sodium:proton antiporter, which translates to MASVKFKDQLDAANKLIEILPKKELNDAKTIVLCMSLESVILTDVVCRGLNLSYEMLFSEPIPAPNNSECDVAIVSETEDIVLNDPLIKAFNISYDYIYGEAHRKYEEKILKNVYKYRKGNLIGELKGKNILLIDEGCETGMTALICIKTLLDVKVKSISYATPMIATDVFANLNDMVDEIYTINKIVDFIDVDSYYEKKIEATSERIMSILEESPHYLPLQKQQGDKNNAI; encoded by the coding sequence ATGGCAAGCGTTAAATTTAAAGATCAACTAGATGCAGCTAACAAGCTCATCGAGATATTGCCAAAAAAAGAGCTAAATGACGCTAAGACAATAGTTCTTTGCATGTCGCTTGAGTCAGTTATCCTGACTGATGTGGTCTGCAGGGGGCTAAATTTGAGCTACGAGATGCTCTTTAGCGAGCCAATCCCTGCGCCAAACAACAGCGAATGCGACGTAGCGATAGTTAGTGAAACTGAGGATATCGTGCTAAACGATCCTCTCATAAAAGCTTTTAACATAAGCTATGACTACATCTACGGCGAAGCGCATAGAAAATATGAAGAGAAAATTTTAAAAAATGTCTATAAATACAGAAAAGGAAATTTGATAGGAGAGCTAAAGGGCAAGAATATTTTACTGATCGATGAGGGGTGTGAGACTGGCATGACGGCACTCATTTGCATAAAGACGCTGCTTGATGTGAAGGTAAAATCCATCTCATACGCAACGCCGATGATAGCCACTGATGTCTTTGCAAATTTAAATGATATGGTCGATGAAATTTACACGATAAATAAGATCGTTGATTTTATCGATGTGGATTCGTATTACGAGAAAAAGATCGAGGCTACGAGCGAGCGCATCATGTCGATATTAGAAGAGAGCCCTCACTATTTACCGTTACAAAAACAACAAGGAGATAAAAATAATGCAATATAG